A stretch of DNA from Chionomys nivalis chromosome 22, mChiNiv1.1, whole genome shotgun sequence:
TAGGTGATATGCCTTAGGAGCCTTTAAATGGCTCTGTAAACCAGTGGCAGGCCTTCAGACACAAGAACGACCATGTCTGATAGAGCATCATAAAACAGGCTTCAAGCCAAGTGAGAACATCAGGGAAGCCTCTGTGTAGAGGTAGGATATTTTTCCAGGACAAGCGACTTATGCTTCCATCACGAACTCTTTTGGGCATTCTATCTCCATGGGAGACAGTACTGTACAAAAGGCTAAAATAGATCTCCATTCCCAAGTAGGTGGGCTCTGCTCACCATTCTGCTCCCTAGAGATCCTTGGATCCCTTCGGTGCTGACATCTGGATAGTGGGGCCCCCTCTGGCCTCCTGCTTACTCATCATGCCCTCATACTTTGGCAGGCCTTTCCACATTGCTGCATAAATGTTTGCTTGGGCACCCTTATGGGGTCCTAGATCTATACAGACCCCTTTGCTgcattgtgtgtacatatgtgaacACTACATGAGGGTATAGCTATATGTGAATGCATAAGTTCATACATGAATGTGCTtaagtatgtatgtgcatacttATACAAGCACATAAGGATTGCTTACATGTGTGCCTATGGATATGTATGTTTTGATTATGTGTAATACGCATGgggtgcatacatgtgtgtgattatatctatatacatatgcatatattgatgtaatgtgtgtgtggatgtctgtGCATCTGTACATGGGGAGATGGATGATGTACAGAGAAGATGAGGGAAATCCTCTTCTGCAGAAATCCCACAGGGGCTAAAGCCATGACACAACTCTAACAGGATATGACAAAGTCCAGAAAAGGGGACCTGGAAAAAGGAGTCAAGGGAGTTAAAGGGAGTGGTGAGAGGGATGATCTCTTGTAATTTAGAGAATCAAAGTTTGGCCCTGAGCAAGAGGAATGGGTTTACCTGGTGTTCCTGTACTTTGGTTTATGATCTGCGCCAAGCGGAAGGCAGGACGCCTCACACTGGTTCTAATCCCTTTAAGGTCTTACTGGGGGGAAAAGTGGGCGGAAGGACGAGCAGGTGCCTGCATCTTGCCTTTTTCCTCTAGGTGAGGAGATCAGCGTTGTCCCAAATCGGGCACTGGATGCCAGTCTGTGCCCTGTCATCCTGGGTGTTCAGGGAGGAAGACAATGCCTGTCCTGTGGGACAGAGAAGGAGCCAGTTCTGAAACTTGAGGTGAGTCTGATTGCAAGCTTCTTCACATTCCGGGCCTGAGCCAGGAGAGGCACTCATGctctgccaccacagcccagatAACCCTGGACCACGGCGAAGGCACTGTTAAACCAGCGCTGCCTCCTCTCTGAGGACCTTGACCTTGCCCAGCTTAGCCCTCTCTCTTGCCCACTCCTGTGTCTCATCCACCATGCCCCTTTTCTACAGCCAGTGAACATTATGGAGCTCTACCTTGGGAGCGAGGAATCCAAGAGTTTCACCTTCTACCGGCGAGATATGGGCCTCACCTCCAGCTTCGAGTCAGCTGCCTTCCCAGGCTGGTTCCTCTGCACCGTGCCCGAAGCTGACCAGCCTGTCAGGCTCACCCAGATCCCTGAGGATGCCGCCTGGGACGCTCCCATCACGGACTTCTACTTTCAGCAGTGTGACTAGGGCTGCGTGGTCCCCCAAACcctcagggcagaggcagagtaggcaatgtgggggaggggggcaggtaGTGATGGAGGAGGTTCACGAAGGGCgaccccctcctctccctcctcttgggACTCCCACTTCTGACTTAGGAGGTCCAGCCACTCTCTTCTCCCACTTTCCCAGCGCCAGTAAATTCTTCGGGTATCTGGAGCTCAGTGTGGAGACTCTGATACGAACCATATAGgacaaacaaagaacaacataAAATGATTCTTGGGTGAGCGAGTGGTGGAGATTGTTTTCGCCTAGTGAGATCTGGCACAGAACCTCAGAAGCTCTGCCATTCCCTCCCGGGCAAGAGGAGGAGGCATCACCAAGATCTTTGGTTGGCTGAGCCCCATCCCTCAATCCTGTTGCTGGCTTCTGCTGCCTCTTTTATCCCTGCCGTCTTTTTCTGGCCCTGGACTGAGAGGGTGATGTCAGAAGAGAAGACGGAAGATGGCCAGGCATTCTGCTCTGGTTTGAAACCAGAGGTTTAATAAAACATCCCAGATTCTGGTCGTTACTTACACAGAAAGATGTTCGTTAATATTAGGTGGAAAGAGCTTACTGTAAAGTAACATGTCTTGCTTGCATTTTCATCTTAATTAAAATACACTTAACTAAGCTATTTTAAAAGGGCTCTGGAAGTGCTTACATCAATTGTAGCAATGTCCAGGTGGGGGCAGTATAGGtgactttttatttgtgtttattaacCCTCCATTATGAAGGCATGTTATTTgcataagaagaagaagaaaggaatccATGTGGTGGGAAGTGGAGCATACATAACTTCTGATTGTCCTCACCCTCTGCTACCCTGAAGTGAAATCTAAATTGAGCTGGGCTGCCTGAGGGGCAGGTGCAGAGAGCAAGAGGCAAACCCCAGAAAAGCTAGGAAGAATGTAAAGAGTTTGcactggaaagaaaggaagaagggatggagggagggaaggaggaaggtaggggaggggaggggaaaagcgACCCTGCACTTTGACCCGGGATGATCGCAACCCTTGGGATTATGAGTGGCAGCCAGCTTCCTAGGGATACTGTGTTGGTTAGCAAGTTCCCTCCTCAAATTCATGTCCTTCCCAAACCTACGATGCCCTTACCAGGGCAGGGTCTTTACAGTTAGAGCGCTGCACTAACTCTCACTTGACTGGTGTCCTTCAAAAACGAGGACTCGACACAGAAGAGGCACAGGGGACAGGTCCTTGTGACACGGAGGTAAAGGTTGAAGTGACATTGCCGCCACCAGCCAAAGAGGATCCCCGGACTATGTGTAAAACCAGAAgccaggaagagggaaggaggggtttCTTCCTAGAGCCTCAGATGGCATGCCGCCTTGCTGGGGCCTTGACTTCAGACTTCCAGTCCCCTGCACTATCATAGAATACATTTCTGCTGGTTTAAGTTTCTAAGTGTGGATGATTGGCCCGAGCAGCTGGAGGGAACATGGAGCTTCTGGCGACCTCTGCTTCCTGGGGTTCATTCCCTCTACCGCTCTACCAGAGTTATCTCTGGACGCTGGAATACAGCGGAGGTGATAGCGGGCTACTGCAGAGGGTAGATTATAAAAGGCACCTTAACGGCTTCTTTGGGGGCCTGTTTCTCTGTACACTGGGGGAAGCCAGACTCTATGCTGTAAGCAGCCCTGTAGAGagatcatgggggggggggggggggggactagtCTCCCGTGGACAACAGCTGCACGTGTGAGCTCAGAAGCGGAACTTAACCCAGCAGCCGTTGCGACCCAGCTGCTGGCTCGATTACAGTCTCATGAGACACTGTAGCACAGCTGCCCACCCCCTCCAGATTCCTGTCTCATAGAAACCCTGTGAGCTCATCAATGCCGTCTCTAGACTCTGGGGGAAGTTGATAAGCTGGAGTAAGTAATATCCAATGAAAGGGAAACATGTGCATTTACTCTGTTATGATCAAAACTTTCTCcagtattttcagttttcttctcaaaCTGAACACCAGCCCTTTATTGACCCAAATAAGATATTTAAAAGCTGACATGCTTCACTTGTTAAACTGTTAACCTGTTGCCATAAGATTTGATTCATCTATAACCATCACTACTTCCCACCGACACGCCAGCTTCTGTCTCTAATACTCCTGCCTAAAATATTGGAGACTAagagtgaaaacaaaagaaggggtTCAGAGCTGAGCCCCGTGTATTCAGCTGTAGCTCCCTTGTCAGGCCAGCTTGGCAGCTTGGCAGGTTAGTAGGAGGACCAGCAAAAAGGAGGGCAGGACAGAAGAGGCAATATCCACCTGTCCTAAAATCTGCAGTCCAGATGCAGCTAAGACCTCCTGAGCAACAGGCAGCACGATTTCTACCAAGGCCTCTTGGGGATACTGAGGACCTGTACCTCCCTCGGGTACCAGGCTGTATTTCTGCATCCCCCATTCACAATGTCTGCCTGTGGGTCAGAGAGTCTCATGGTGCATTTTCTATCTGGGGACATTGTACCCATCCTGGCTGCTGACAGAAATCACTTGCTTTTCAACACCCTGCTAAGATATCACCTCCTGTAAGAAGCGTTTGAAGAGATGAGTTCCCTGGTCATTTGCTATGACCATACTCTGGGCTGTCTCCCTGTACAAAGTTGGCTTTGAACCCAGACGACCTTAAGGAGCTGTGTCACTATGGTTTTAAGCAATGTTTTTGAGCACCCAGATTAATACTTGGCAAACTTTTGGAGCATGGGGAATACAGaacatggaagctcacaattCTAGAgcatcctctccctttcctccccccatCTACACCCTTATTAAAGAGTAGTTCAAATCCCACCTCATCCTCAAAGGTCAGAGTGGTTGCTTTATCCTTTGTAGGGTGGCAGAATTCAAAACGACTTCAGCCTAGAAAAGCTGACACTTCCAAAtccagagggaaagaaggaacagaaacacATTTGTTTTGCCATTGTTGTAACAGTAACAATAAAGGGAGGTATGTACAGCCTGAGAGAGTCTGGCGTCATGGCTGTTCAAATGAAGACAACCTAGTGTTTTTAGATTTCTGTGATTTTGGTAGAAGCCACAGACCTGGGCCACAGCAGTTGAGGTTTGTGTCAAGCGCAGATGTTTCGAGAGCAGAGATGTTTTAAGATCAGGGCATGAGGGAAGAGATAAAGGAGCTGATGGTgtttaagaaaagacaaaatgcaGCCACCTCATGCTTAAAGCACCCAAAGGTCTGCAGGCAGGAGGATGCACTTGCTTTGTATAATTTCAGGAAGCAGCAACAGGACCACTGGGAACAGATTATTGGAGGACATCTTCTCCTGAATGGCCTCCCCTCCCAAGTGTAACCTTAAAGATCATGAACTCCATTTATGCTTCTCCCAGGGGATACAAAGTCCCTGACCTTGGAGTTAGAATGAGGAATCTTTAAAaccattaaatattttatttatttatttatttatttatttatttatttggttttgatttacttatttaatatcccagccacagtttcccTCCTTCCTACCCCCTACTCCCTCTACCCTCACCCTCCAACCCATTCCAtctctgttcaggaaagggcacatctcccatggatatcaacaaaacatggcatatcaagttacaataagactaagcacttcTCCGTGTATTAAAGCTGAGCAAGACAACCCAGTATGGGGAATAGGGTCTCAAAAGCCAGTCAATGGGTCAGAGACAGCCTTGTTACCACTGTTAGgtgtcccacaagaggaccaagctatacAGCTATAACATGTAGGTAGTGTGTTTAGGTCAGTCCCTGGCAGACTTCCTGGTTGtctgttctgtctctgtgagctcctatgagcccaggttaattgattctgtgggttttcttgtgatgtccttgacccctctggttcctaaaatccttcctacctctcttcagcaggattctctgagctctgccagtctacatctgtttccatcagtggcTAGacgaagcctctctgatgacaattggggtggtcatccaatctatgagtatagcagaatattgttaggcatcATTACGTTGACATTATAGTTTTCCTCCAGGCGTGTTTGGTTctgtcctaggtctctgggtcatccagccCGCCGTTCCTGgtgctccaggcagtgtcaggtcTGAACTTATTCAACTGGCATAAATTTAGggtagaccagtcattggttgaccactcTCTTAGTCTCTAGGCCATCCTTACCCCCAGCACATCCcgtaggcaggacagactgtcagtcaaaggttttgtggctggatgGTTTTCCACTCCCTCCACTTGAAGTCTttcctggtcacaggagatggacaTTCGGGCTGTGtatctgctattgctaggagtcttagctgagatCATCCTCATAGATTCCCTTGTGTCAGGTGTTTACCTGACCCGGAAATGCCcccctttccagtagtctctttccTCTGCCCTACCCCATGTTCCCATGCCCACCCACCTGCTGTCCACTCACAAAAATCACTTCTATTCctctttcccagggagatctgggttTCCTGTTTCAGAGTCTCCTTGTTATctagtctttctgggtctgtgagtTGTGACATAGTTatgctttattttacagctaatgtccacttatgagtgagtacattccatgtctgtctttctgggtctgtgttacctgactcaggatgatttttttttctagttccatttatttgcctgaaaatttcaatatatatatatatatatatatatatattgttgttttctaacagctgagtaatactccattgtgtctttatccattcctctgctgagggacatctagattgtttccggATTCTGGCTAATATAAATAAAGCTGCtctgagcatagttgagcaagtgtctttgagGAGGATTGAAtgagctaagaaagaaatcatggaaacaaCACCCTCTACAACAGCCTcaaataacattaaatatgtTGGGGTAACTCTAAGCCAGCAAGTGAAAGACCAGTCTGACATGGACttcaagactttgaagaaagaaattggagaagatatcagaagatggaaagatctcccatgctcatggattggtaggattaacatagtaaaaataaccatcttaccaaaagcaatctacagattcaatgtaatccccattaaaatcataagacaattctttacagaccttggaagaacaatactcaacttcatatggaaaaacaaaatacctatgatagctaaaacaatcctgtacaataaaagaacttccaggggcatcatcatccctgatctcaagctgtactacagagctacagtaataaaaactgtatggtattggcataaaagcagacaagtGGATCGATGGAATCTAATCGAAGACCCAGACGTAAATCTACACGCCTATGGACACCTGACTTTCGACAAGGaaaccaaaattatacaatggaaaaaagaaagcattttcaacaaatggtgctggtctaactggatgtcctaatatagacaagaatgcaaacagatccatatttatcaccttccacaaaactcaagtccaagtggataaaaaaaacctcaacataaatccagatacactgaacctgacagaagagaaagtgggaaatagccttgaacgaACTGGCAccggagacaacttcctgaacagaacaccaatagtgcagatactaagatcaacaattaataaatggaacctcataaaCCTAAAAGCTTTTTTGAGGCAAAAGACACCATCAAAGGGACataatgacagcctacagaatgggaaaagatcttcaccaaccccacatctgacagagggcagatttccaaaatctataaagaactagacatccaaaaaaaaaaaaaaaccccaaataatccaattaaaaatggggcacagatctaaacagagaattctcaagagaggaatctcaaatgaccaagaaatacttaaagatatgttcaacattcttagccatcaggaaaatgcaaatcaaaatgactctaagaTCCTGTTTTCTACCTGTCAAAACacctaagatcaaaaacacaagtgacagctcacggTGAAAAGGATATGAagcaagggaacactcctccattgtcaTTAGGAGTACAAACTTatacagcctctttggaaatcaaCATGGTAGTTTCTTAAAAAGCTGGAactcaatctatctcaagacctaCCTATACCACTACACTAGCTatactgctcttgggcatatCCCAAAGGATGACGATCatatgttaaacattttatcttccCAGAACAACACAGTACATGGAAATGAATGATTATGAAACATAATTCAAGgagaaaaaatgaagaattttaacAAGAAATaaggatttattttctttctccaaaagGTGGTGGAAAACATGAACTGGATTCTAATACAATAATGGAAACCTAGCAAAGTTCTACAGTAGCTTCCATTACCtcatacaaaataaatgtttctagGCATATATGTCATTGACAAATTGTTAGTTTAAAATACCAacaataataacagcaacaaaaaagcaaaacttggGTCTCATCCTCATCCACCTTTTCCCACTTCTCATTCTGTGATTATCCGGGTCTTCCTCACCAACTCCTTTGCAGAAATTTGCAAATGAGCCAAAAAGGAAAATTACAATAAGGCAGTTAATCTCCAGAGAACACTCTGTCCAATTCCTTACCCCTAGTGGGGGATGTAAAAAGGATGGACAAATGGATTGATGTCCAGATGGAAAATAAATAGGTAGAGGGTTGGCTGGATAGATAATTCACTGGGCAGATGAGTGGATAGATGGGAAAATGGATGAACAGATGGACAGAGTTATGTAATTTCAACAAGATAACTGAGTTTATTGACCCTGCACTGTTCAAATTCTCATACTTCCTAATAATCCAGAACACGTGGCTCCTATACAGGCCAATGTCTTCTACAGCCATGTTTCCTTATATACTCCATCTCAATAATTTTGCATCAACTAATTAAGTCTGAAAAGCAAAGGGTTCCTCTCATCTTCCCAAGCAGAGCCACACTTGTGATGTAACCAGCCCCAGCTTCATTGTGGCTCCCTGGATGCATCTGGTTCCCAGCAGCTGTAGTCTTCTATTTCTGGTCCTTCAGACCTTTCCAAGTCTCAAATGGAACCCCACAGAGCATCAAAGATGTTTGATCCCAGCATTGTTTATCTAGCTGCAAAACCACTAATAACACAGTCAAATGACAGTAGCTACAGAGACAGGAGGTCACTGTCTGGCCTCTGTCAAGGCTTTATGGGTgactctctccccttcccacaaATACTCATTAATCTCCCCACCTCCTTATTATTTGTACTGTGTTGAAGATATTATGAAATCTTTGGGCTCTTCTTCCCTGATCTGGAGGCAATTACAGATTGCTGCAGGTCTGTCCCACCCTGACCAGACATTATAAACACAGTGTTGGTGCCCGGAAGAAGTCAGTTGGAGGTTCCAGGCATCAGAGTTCCAGACACCAGGATCTACAGGTCAGTGGtgacagattctctctctctctctctctctctctctctctctctctctctctctctctctctctctctcacacacacacacacacacacacacacatacacacacacttttctgtcAATGCCTTCAAAATGCCAAGTTCTCCAAGGAGCAAGGAATGCCTTTTACAGAGTGTTGTGTGATGCTCTCTAAGTTTGGGAGTACTTGATAGAATTTAAGGAGAAGTATAGATTTTGTTAAAGCAAAGTCATATATTTGAAACCACAAAGTCATCTCAAAAATAATCATCTAGGCCAGTAGTATTCAAACAGTGTTTTGTTTGTGACACACAGACATTCTCTAGAGATATTCTGTGACTCACTTCAGTAGGACAGTAGGAATACCATCAAGATGCTAATGTCTCCACTACCTCCTCTGAAGCAATTCCATCACCCCCTTATCTATCATACATCCAactatcgttttttttttttttttttgaggaaaaagaaaatttttcctGTGAAATttaaacagttttgaaaaaaaattacctaACATCTCATTGCTATGGGAATAGATTGGAGGCCCAGGTACAAAAAGAATCAAGATGAATTAGTTACTTCTGGAATCCATCCTTGCAGTCAAAGCCTACAGTGTTTCTGTGTTCTCATCTTAAGTTCCTGTGTGTGTCAATCATGTGGTTGGGTAGAGCTTCCGATGAGCTTCATGATTTCAGGATCTTATCAACTTTTATAAGGCAAACAATTGTCTAATGTACACTAATAAACAATATAGTAAATTTTAATAGGAGCTCAGAGTAGTGTTATAACCATAAATGAATGAATCATTAAACTTCGAGTCATGGCAACCATAGTTTGACCTAGAAAGAACCTTGACAACCGCATAATGTAATGCCATGAACCTGAGGATTGGCCATGAGGATACATGACCCTGTGTGTTTGAGCTCTCATTCTCGGTTGTTGTGCAATTGGACAAACAAGGTACTGAGCCCGTGTGTACTGAAGCCATGCCCAGTGACCTTAATATGAGTGACGTGAATGATCAGTGATGAAGAGGGTGGCTTTGGAGCAGAGAAACCAGAGGCAACACTGAGTGTGCCCTtagagaggatgaggaaggagtcctggagagagaaatgagatCATATTGCACAAGCAAACTAGGGTGAGATGGTGGCAAAATAGGTGTCCATTGTAGATTCTAGAACTGAAGAGTAGTATGGTCAAAGatgtactttaaaaatgaattccGTATGCTTTTTATAGATTGGGTTGATGGTCCAGCAACCAGGAGTACTAGGTTGTTTACGGTAGCacctgaaaacaaaaagaaagtcacattttaaaggaatgtctcctaaagagaaagagaggtacATGTTCAGTACTTCTTGGGTTTTGAAGTTCACTGATGAGAGAAATATTAGAAAAGTGAGAGAAGTAGAATTGAGAGAGATAAGTGGATTGAGAGAAAAAGATAAGTAACCTTACACATATCTGGTGTGCATGACGGCAGGACTTCCAAAGAAGAGGGTGGACTATGGACTGCTGAAGTCTGGGAGGCATTAGGCCAAAGTGATGGTTGCAGCTGTAGGAAGAGATGGATTACAATTCCAtagcaaatgaaaatacaaatacataggATACCTCCTTGTGACTCTCAGCCTTAGCCATGACCCTAGGAAAGGGACTCTACAATGTGCCTCTGATAGACGGGGAATTGGAAGAACTCAACTAATGTCAAAGATCCCAAGGAGGTagtaagaaatagaaaaataattcttaaaatgcCTTTGGTTTGGGCTCCATGAAGGCTGGTTTGTTCTTGGGGACAAAAGGCTTCGTGTAGAGAATGttagagaaaatgaagagaatgtTGAGGGATCGCGGCACTATCTGTTGGAGGCACTCAATGCAGGGCAGGAGAGTCAGAGAAGTCTGAGTCAGCCAAGGTCCGTGGCCAGGAATAaatcagagaaaggaaagggggacatAGACCCAAACTGAGTGAATGGTTGTTTGGGGATTAACAAGGAAGGGGAAACTTTGGCAATCAAGTGTGTGGCACACAGGGAAGAGCATCAGGACCCCAGGCTTCCTGTGTGACCTCAAACTAGTACAAGCTAGTAACTTCTTACTCTTCTATCACGATCTAGCCAGAACCTAGGCAGAGGAACCCTACGTGAGAGTCTATAGGAAACTTTGAAAGTCTGCGCCATGCCAAAATGGGTAGTTTCTAGAATCCCAAGGATCCAGCTTAATGAGACCAACACTGATTTCTGTTGCCTGTTGGAGCTGGCATTGACCAAGAGTTGAAGTCAGGCTGGATGTGCAGGTTCACACACACCTACCAACTTCAACGGCCCCTCTTGGGCCTCAACCCAGCTCTTACTTCTCTGCC
This window harbors:
- the Il36rn gene encoding interleukin-36 receptor antagonist protein, producing MMVLSGALCFRMKDSALKILYLHNNQLLAGGLHAGKVVKGEEISVVPNRALDASLCPVILGVQGGRQCLSCGTEKEPVLKLEPVNIMELYLGSEESKSFTFYRRDMGLTSSFESAAFPGWFLCTVPEADQPVRLTQIPEDAAWDAPITDFYFQQCD